The Leptolyngbya sp. CCY15150 genome contains a region encoding:
- a CDS encoding phosphoribosylanthranilate isomerase: MTTLRVKICGITQADQGAAIAQMGASALGFICVPDSPRYIPPKQIRAIAEPLPPAVARVGVFVNADLDTIKDVASIAGLTAIQLHGDESKDFCQRLRDRLPTMKLIKAMQLHDVDAQTMTQPYLDVVDTLLLDAYHPTLRGGTGHALNWDALRHFHPPIPWFLAGGINPNNVLEALGTLSPNGIDLSSGVERAPGDKAIDQVALLFSRLTLHGYQCRRGK, translated from the coding sequence GTGACGACGCTACGGGTCAAAATTTGTGGCATTACTCAAGCAGACCAAGGGGCAGCGATCGCTCAGATGGGAGCGTCGGCCCTCGGGTTTATCTGTGTTCCCGACTCACCTCGCTACATTCCTCCCAAGCAAATTAGGGCGATCGCAGAGCCCTTACCTCCTGCCGTGGCCAGGGTTGGGGTATTTGTGAATGCTGACCTAGACACCATTAAAGACGTCGCCAGCATCGCGGGTTTGACGGCGATCCAGCTCCATGGCGATGAATCAAAAGACTTTTGTCAACGCCTACGCGATCGCTTACCCACGATGAAGCTGATCAAAGCCATGCAACTGCACGACGTTGATGCCCAAACCATGACTCAGCCCTACCTCGATGTCGTCGATACCCTATTGCTCGATGCTTACCATCCCACCCTGCGGGGTGGCACTGGTCATGCCCTCAACTGGGATGCCCTGCGACACTTTCATCCCCCCATTCCCTGGTTTCTCGCCGGAGGCATCAATCCCAACAACGTTCTAGAAGCTCTGGGAACGCTTTCACCCAACGGCATCGATTTATCCAGTGGCGTCGAACGCGCTCCCGGCGACAAGGCGATCGATCAAGTGGCGCTGCTCTTCAGTCGGCTGACTCTCCACGGCTATCAATGCCGCCGGGGAAAATAG